One part of the Rutidosis leptorrhynchoides isolate AG116_Rl617_1_P2 chromosome 1, CSIRO_AGI_Rlap_v1, whole genome shotgun sequence genome encodes these proteins:
- the LOC139866124 gene encoding ubiquitin carboxyl-terminal hydrolase 8-like — MNHGLKNRLTQFFIFTLIFNFLSLKFIPNIRHLISKTLNFLQMDSLFFSSSDDSTYDDGASGSLFGNNNFRSIHSLSDLDNERLYIVDHRWWNEAREALFSGIDGVLYDANAGFLDEFEQEIVLEMRTSGDDGDDCENVEEELGVSGREYALISEWMFYRSLKWHYDMKNVGHFVSTEDNKVDLFTLQVKLSISGTNSLIVRISQKGNEMGAFNKSCQIFCVVSTLKIWDFSGQITNFYLQGRSILFDKPEQIFLKLQVYGLYFDVMQQANEMPIEDLNSSVKANGHTDKVNSHVKFHHPLLDNRYNEAYNLGLTGLYNLGNTCYMNSAIQCLAHTPHFVDYFLGDFRKDLNFENPLGKNGKLALAFGDLIRQLWTPRATSVAPRAFKSRLGGFAPQFSGFNQHDSQEFLAFLLDGLHEDLNRVKTKPYNEIKYVDGVSDKEVADEHWRNHLARNDSIIVDMCQGQYRSTLICPVCKKHSVTFDPFLYLSLPLPSPTMRTMTLTVLSTDGSTLPIPVTVTVPKIGKFKDLIEALSTACSLGSNETLLVAEIYNYHILHFLDKLDDSIELVRDDDLLVAYKLLKDEDSLPLVVFTHISEVLTSLGFPHLKKFGIPLVAKIPDCSDGFEIHKTFLKLLQPFLNPEEFSADAFDDLIEIVNQDDHMDDKVDDFTINIDSNINIDEEVDDMAIIDASNTKIDDKVDELAIIDTSDMDDKVDKMSNSDVSDSKVNENFEFRYERYGLWSEGSKIVMDEPILIPSSHEIYVLVTWSDEMMKRYDTTILSRLPGTGELPLFTNKPPESVSLYKCLEAFLKEEPLGPEDMWYCPKCEIHRQASKKLDLWRLPEILIVHLKRFSYNEFLSDKLETFVDFPIDGFDLSNFTVHKNCEPSFCYKLYAVSNHYGGLGGGHYTAFAQCGEQWYEFNDSQVFPISEDQIKTSAAYVLFYKRI, encoded by the exons ATGAACCATGGTCTCAAAAATCGACTCACTCAATTcttcattttcactctcattttcaaCTTCCTGTCTTTAAAATTCATCCCCAATATTCGCCATTTAATTTCCAAAACCCTAAATTTTCTCCAAATGGATTCACTCTTCTTCTCCTCCTCAGATGACAGCACCTATGACGACGGAGCTAGCGGCTCATTGTTCGGAAACAATAACTTCCGGTCAATTCACAGTCTATCTGATTTAGACAATGAGCGGCTTTACATTGTTGATCACAG GTGGTGGAATGAGGCACGTGAAGCGTTGTTTAGTGGAATTGATGGCGTTTTATACGATGCGAATGCAGGTTTTTTGGACGAGTTTGAACAGGAGATTGTTTTGGAAATGAGAACAAGTGGAGATGATGGTGATGATTGTGAGAATGTGGAGGAGGAATTAGGGGTTTCGGGACGAGAGTATGCTCTGATTTCAGAATGGATGTTTTATCGGTCTCTTAAATG GCACTACGATATGAAAAATGTTGGCCACTTTGTATCTACAGAAGACAACAAGGTAGACTTGTTTACCTTGCAAGTCAAGCTTTCAATTTCAGGAACAAATTCATTGATTGTCAGAATTAGCCAAAAG GGTAATGAAATGGGAGCATTTAATAAATCCTGCCAAATATTCTGTGTCGTATCTACCTTGAAGATTTGGGATTTTTCCGGGCAAATAACTAATTTTTATCTTCAAGGGAGAAGTATACTTTTTGATAAACCCGAACAG ATTTTCTTGAAATTGCAAGTTTATGGATTATATTTTGATGTTATGCAACAAGCAAATGAGATGCCAATTGAAGACTTGAATAGTTCAGTGAAGGCGAATGGACACACTGATAAAGTCAACTCACATGTTAAATTTCACCATCCACTACTTGATAATAGATATAATGAAGCTTATAACTTGGGTTTGACCGGATTGTACAATCTTGGAAACACGTGTTACATGAATAGCGCTATTCAGTGCTTGGCGCATACCCCACATTTTGTTGATTATTTTCTTGGTGATTTCAGAAAAGATCTAAACTTTGAAAACCCCTTGGGCAAGAAT GGCAAACTTGCTCTCGCATTTGGAGACTTGATAAGGCAGCTATGGACACCCCGAGCTACCTCAGTGGCGCCACGAGCATTCAAGTCAAGGTTAGGTGGTTTCGCTCCCCAATTTAGTGGCTTCAATCAGCATGATTCCCAA GAGTTTCTTGCTTTTCTACTGGATGGACTGCATGAAGATTTAAATCGTGTTAAAACCAAACCTTATAATGAGATAAAGTATGTCGATGGAGTTTCGGACAAAGAAGTAGCGGATGAACACTGGCGGAACCATTTAGCTCGCAATGACTCCATAATAGTCGACATGTGCCAG GGGCAATATCGGTCAACATTGATATGTCCTGTTTGCAAGAAGCATTCTGTTACATTTGATCCATTCTTATATCTTTCTTTGCCCTTGCCTTCACCAACAATGAGAACTATGACACTGACCGTTTTGAGCACTGACGGGTCAACTTTGCCAATTCCAGTTACCGTAACTGTCCCCAAAATTGGAAAGTTTAAGGATCTTATTGAGGCTTTGAGCACTGCTTGTTCTTTGGGGAGCAATGAAACTTTATTGGTGGCTGAG ATATACAACTACCACATACTTCATTTCTTGGATAAATTAGACGACTCTATAGAGTTGGTTAGGGATGATGATCTGCTTGTTGCTTACAAGCTACTTAAGGATGAGGATTCATTGCCCTTGGTTGTGTTTACACATATTTCTGAAGT ATTAACTAGTCTAGGGTTTCCACATTTGAAGAAGTTTGGGATTCCTTTAGTAGCCAAGATTCCTGATTGTAGCGACGGTTTTGAGATACATAAAACATTTCTCAAATTACTCCAACCGTTTCTTAATCCGGAAGAATTTTCTGCAGACGCTTTCGACGATCTTATAGAAATTGTCAATCAAGATGATCACATGGATGATAAAGTTGATGACTTCACAATTAATATTGACTCAAACATCAATATTGATGAAGAAGTTGATGACATGGCAATAATTGATGCCTCAAATACTAAAATAGATGATAAAGTAGATGAGCTGGCAATTATTGATACCTCTGATATGGATGATAAAGTTGATAAAATGTCAAACAGTGATGTTTCAGACAGTAAAGTAAATGAAAACTTTGAATTTCGTTATGAACGTTATGGCCTTTGGTCAGAAGGATCCAAGATCGTGATGGATGAACCAATTTTAATCCCGTCATCACATGAAATATACGTGCTTGTTACTTGGTCCGATGAAATGATGAAACGATACGATACTACAATTCTTAGCCGTTTACCTGGAACTGGTGAGCTTCCGTTATTTACAAATAAGCCTCCAGAATCGGTATCATTATACAAATGTCTTGAAGCTTTCTTGAAGGAAGAACCGTTGGGGCCCGAAGACATGTG GTATTGTCCTAAATGTGAAATACATCGTCAAGCTAGCAAAAAGTTGGATCTTTGGAGATTACCCGAGATTCTGATTGTTCATCTGAAGAGATTTTCATACAATGAGTTTCTCTCAGACAAATTggaaacttttgttgactttcctaTTGATGGCTTTGACCTTTCAAATTTCACTGTTCATAAGAATTGCGAGCCATCGTTCTGCTACAAGCTGTATGCGGTCAGTAATCATTATGGCGGATTGGGTGGTGGCCACTACACTGCTTTTGCTCAA TGTGGTGAGCAGTGGTATGAGTTTAATGACAGCCAGGTTTTCCCTATTAGTGAAGACCAAATCAAGACATCTGCAGCTTATGTTTTATTTTACAAGAGAATttga